Genomic segment of Catenibacterium mitsuokai:
TCATCACGTTTTTCAACATTTACATCCTCATGTTTGTATGTCTTCCTGTTGAGCCCTGCATAAGTATCATTGGATTCTGACCATGATCCATCAGACTGTAGATACAAGTTAATTCTTAATCTATTCAGGAGTTCACCTTTTCCCAGACATAAAATATGATTATATGGCTTAGATTCGGTCTTTACTGTCATATCTATCTGATAGTCATTGTCATACTGTAGCGTGTTGCTTAAATCGTTGATTTTTTCGGCATATAGATGGATTTTCCCATCAACACGATGCCTAATGCATAATCTCGCATTACTAGCGCCTAACGCTTTCTCTAAGGCTTGTAAAAGATTTATATCTCTTACATCATATTTAACGTTGATATTGCTAGCGCCCACATTATCGACTGTATAGAGACTATCGAACCTGTCACCAATGAGAGTATTGATGCATGTGTTAGCTTCACCATTTAAAGTTAAATATGCACTTCCTGCTGGTGGTTGTACATATTCCTTTTCTAGCAGTCCTCGAAATGTAGGACCTATCAAAGTGATAGTGTTATCTGACGTATTAATCTTCAATCTCTGGATTACTCCACCAATTTCAGTGTTCTCCTTATAGAAAAGAGACCCCACAGTAAACAAAGGGTCTCTATCTTCCAAGGATAATGTCAATTCAAAATCGTTCTTACTTACATCATACTTTCCTATCTCAATGTCAGCATCAAAATGAGTGAGGTATCCTAATTCGTTATAGTTAGCATCTGTATAGATATATTCTAATCCCACCTAGGCTCACCTCTTCTTTCAATCAAGACTATGTCAACTTTTTCAACTCCAACTGTAGTTATGTCAAATGAGCCTTGAGGTATCTTCTTAAAAGCATCATATGACTTGTTACGACTGTTGAATATATTAGACTGCACTCCATTAGAAGAATATTTTGTGATAGTCTTCTTGAACGTGTCAATCTCTGCATATTCTTCAGCGTTCAAGGTCACGTATAACTGATAAGTGTTGTCACTGATATTAATAATAGGATTCGTACATCTTCCATATATTCGCATGATCATGTCTGTATCAGTAAATGATTCATTTACAATGTTGACCGTCTTCGGTACTGAATAAGTAAAAGGATATGCAAAAGGATACTTTGTAACAGTTCTCGAACTGCTAGAACTGAAGTCAGCGGTGTAGGTTGTCTCTTTAATCCAATAAGAGTCGTCTGTAGTGATTTCAACACTTAAATATAAGAGTCTCTTATCAATTAGATATTTGCTTTTAGTGGACTTGATTGCATAGCAATAATATTTATAACCATTGATTTCAAAATATCCTTTCTCTTTTTTAAGTATGTCTATTTCAAAATGCTCATAAAATTGGTTTTTAATCTCATTGGCTTTCTGCTGATCAACAAGGAAAACAAAAGGAATTGTCTTAGTGACAACCCCTTTATAAAATCCTGTAATCCTATTGTTATTCGTTTTAACGCTCCACTCAAAATCACGTAAATCACTATAATTTGCAAAGATACCAAGAGAAGTAAAGTCTAGTGTTTCATTGTTTGAATTTGTATGTTTAATTTTATCCAGCATATTTTCTCACTATCCTTCCTACTTCTCTGCCATCTAACATAACAACAAAAGAGCCATCATTTAAAGCTTTTACGATAATATCGTGCATTCTATCTTCATCACTTAATAAGGCAATGATTCTATGCAATGCGTCTAGGATTTCATCAGCCCTATTGTTAGATGCCTGATTAATCATCTTCATTAATGTGTCTCTACCAGCAATAACTTCAGCGCCTGCTTCTCCAGCACCTAGCATCTGACCGTTAGACATTCCAAAAATGGTTGGAGCGTCTAAAATCATTGGGTTATCCATAGCCTGCGCATACCACTTAATACCAAGCGATGGGATTTTACCTTTTAGTAAGTCCCCAACATTCCAACCATTAGGCTTGATATTAAAATGAGGCAATGGGATATGTGGCCATGAAATTTTAAAATTAAAGAATCCTTTAATCTTGCTTATGATGGCTTTCACAAAGTTAGCAGCAGCACTCATTGGAGACATAATCGCATTCTTTATGCCGTTCCATATACTTGAGGCATGTGACTTAATAAAGTTAAATCCTACTCTAACACCATTCTGTAATTCTCCTATGATTGCTAAAACCTTGGTCTTAGCGCTAAAAATAGGACTTTGAATTACGTTCTTAATGTTATTGAAAATGCTTGATACATGACTTTTTAGGCTGTTAAATAAGTTCTTTGCTGAACTAGTAAGAGATTCTCCCATGCTGGTAATGCCTTTCTTAATTCCTTTGATAAGCCCTTCCCCTAGGTTCCACCAATTGATAGCGTTCCACACAGCAAAAATGGCATAGATAATTTTAGGGATATTCGCGATTAATGAAGGAATTGCCATTACTAATCCTTTAATGATTTCAGCAATAATCTTAATTCCCCACACAAAAATAGTTTGTGCACTGTTAGAAAATGCATCTGCTAGATTAGAGATGATTGTTGGCACTTTAGATATCAATGTAGGAAGTGAACTCATTAATCCTTGAACTAAATAAAAGATTAATTTCATTCCGACACCTACTAGAATAGGAAGATTAGTTAATATCGCCTGTGATAACTGAATTAGAATATCAAGAAATCTCGACAAGAACGAAGGCATATTTGAAGATATAGAACTTCCTAAACTGTCAATTATTTTCGCACCTATCTGAACAATAATAGGAAGACTGTTTACGATAGCGTTGATAAGTGACGTTATCATCTCTATCCCTTTTGCAGCTATTGAAGGCTTCCCGCTGTCAATAGATTTTAGGAAACCATCTACTATATTCGCATTTCCTTTCAAGAATTGAGGAATCTTATTGAATATATCTGTTAATTCTGAAAAAATCGGTTCCAATATTCCTGGGAGCGCACCGATTAGCCCAGCCACTAAATTAATAGCTGCAAGAATTAATGATGGTGCTAAATCAATGATCGTATTCATTAATTGCGGAGTTATCTGTATCAATGCATCAGGAAGCGCATTAAATACCTCTTTGATTTTTGGAGTCACATTTTTGGCAAGAATTCCCAAACTATTAGTAAATTCACTAATAAGCGGTCCGACTGCCTGTTTAGGGTCTGCTAGACCTGTTAAAAGGTTATCCCATGACGCTTTAGTCATCTTCATCGCGCCGTCGATGGTTTTCATCGCTTCTTCGCCAGTAGTACCAGTTATTCCGAGTTTGCCTTGAATAGCGTTAATTGCTTTGTATACATCACTTAAATTATTAATATCATAATGTATACCTGTCAGTTTTTCGGCGTCCTGTAAAAGTCGCTCCATCTCTGACTTAGTACCACCGTATCCCAATTTTAAATTCCTTTGTATTCATGTAAGGTCGTTAATCTTACATCGTTCTCTTATGAACTGCTTTATATCACTATAAAGAGTAGACTATCTCTTGAACGATATAATCGTTCCCTCGCACTTCCAATCACTTGATTGTACTCTACTCACTTTCATAACATTTATTATGTGCTTTCGATAGTCGTTACACCTTACTATTTCTAGTCTTGGCACGGTATTGTCTTTTCTAAGAGTTCCACCGTTTTCACGAGGTTTTAGTTGAACTATTTTGTTAATCCAACATTGTGTAGTTCTGCTTTGAGAACCCCTGATAAGCGTTTTGGATATCTTCCATATTGGTACCCATCTTATTCGCATTATCAGCCATATCAATAACAGCCATATTAGCAACCTTAGCCGCTTCTGTCTCATTGGCTGTTGATTGCTTTAATGCTGCAGCAAAAGAAGTAATAGTGTTCATATAATCATTCGCACTCATTCCAGCCGTCTTATATGCTACTTTTGCATTATTCATAACGTCCGTCTGTGCCTGTATTAACTGATCATATTTTCCTTTCGCTTGTCCGACAGTCTCGCCGATTGATTTAGCGTACTTCTTTAGGCTCATGCCCTGAGCACCGAATAAGGTTTCGACACCACCAACTAACTGCTCATATTCAGAGTAAGAAGATACAGCGAACTTTGTGATAGTCCCTATTGCAGCACCCGCTGCAGCAACTCCCTTGACCGCTAGCTTCCCAACTTTAGAAGCAATCTCACCTGTCTTGTTTACAGCTTTTTCAATCTTGCTAGATTCTTCTTTTGCTGTGTTAGTTGTATCTTTTAAATCCTTCTTTGTCTTATCGACACCTTTTAGACCGACAATACCAAAGAGTTTAAATAATTCTAACATTTATTTCCCCCTCTCTTTTTCTTAAAGATTAGGATTAAAATTGTTAAGAATTTCATAGGAGTCATTTATAGTTGTTTCCATCTCTTCGTCTGTCATTGTTTCAGATGTTTCAATTCCTGTATTTTTCTTCCACTTAGCCATCATTTCATTCTTAAAGTCAGCAAATGACTTGTCATAAACTTTTGACTTCCAAATGTCGTATAACTTCTCTTCTGACACATTGTCAGCAAGCTCGGAAATGAACTCTGAAAAATTAGATAAAGAGATCATGTTATCAATCAACTCCATGGGGTTTGAATATCTCTTATAAACCAAATCCATGAAGCCGACTTCTCCTATTTCAGCAATCCAGAAACAACCTTGTAAAAATCTTTGAATTCATCTTTTTGAAAGATTTCAATAATCATCTGTGCAAGTTCTGCAAGTGATAAGCATTCAACCTGCTTTCTATTTAGATTACTTACAGCTGACAAGAATTCAAAAACCTCATTTTCACATTTTCCAATGTTCTCAAAAATAACTGCACAGCAAGAAAGAATGATATTGAAGCCAACTTTTTCAGTTAGTTCCTCTTTTGATAGTCCTTCCTTATTTTCTGCTAGTTTAGCAATCTCATTTGCATTAAAGCATTTCTTGAATTCCATGATGCCAAACTTATTGATTAATTTAATGATTAAAAATGCATCTGTTGCTTTTAATTTTCTTAATTTGTATTCCATAAATAACTCCTCTCAATTCTTATTTTAGTTATGCAGCTACGGCGCTAGGGTAATAGATGTGATAAGGTAGTACATTCTTATCAGCCTGTTCTAATTCTGCATAGCATTCAAATTCTGCTTCAGGTACTACCATCTTTTTATTTTCGCCTTCAACGGAAAGTCCTGATGTACATAAAGCCTTATCAAAAATAACAATGATTGGAGTTCCATCAATCTTCTTTCCGACATACGCTAGATGTTCATAATAGTCACCTGTTTCAATCTGTGGCTTAGACACTAATTCTGTATATCCTGTTGCCGTGCTGTTTTCCGCTTCTTTAGCAAAGATAGACTTTTTAATAAAATCAGGAGTGATTTCTGCCATTTTAAATTTCATCTTGGCGCTTTCTCCGACTTTTAGAGTGCCACCAACGAATTTGACTGTTGCTCCATCAATATCTAAGTCTAATAATTCAGGGGAAAAACTTACTGAACCACCGCCTGATGTAGCACAAAATAATGATTCTACAAAGTTCCATTTACCACCTTCGTATTTCAAACCTTTGTGAATAGTTCCAGCACCTAACATAATGTTTTCAGGTGTTTTGGCTGTAATCCCACTTGAAGGAATGATTTCATTCGCCATATATTTATACCTCCCATTCCTGAATAGTTAAATTAATCTGTATTTTCTGCAATTCTATATCGTCTGTGCGAATCGGCATTGAGTAGTCATAATGTACGGCTATGCCTGCTCCGTTCGACAAGATAGCTCTCTTATCCTTGAGAGCCTTTTTAATAATTTCCTTTTGCTTTTCTAGTTCTAAATAACTGCCTCTTGTGACACCTGTAAGAATAAAAGTGGTTCCTTGGTAATTGGTCTCTGCACTGTATTCATTTTCTAAGTACTCGCCAACCCAATAAGGATATTCAACCTTATCAGTCTTGTAATAAAGAAAATGATAGTTCACAAGTGGTTTTAATGTCTTAGAAATAAATTTCAAGCCTTCTGGTGTCATTTTCCAATATCTCCAAAGATTTCCTCGGCTCTTGCTTGAATCTTTTTCTTAGAGGAGTTCTTGGCTTTCTCGAGCGCTCTTGATGGTGCTTTCCCTGTAGTAGTAACCCATCCATATTTAGGATGCTTATACTTCCATTTGGTTTTTCTACCATTGCCCTTAAGAGCATACTCACCTGTACCAAATTCTTCCCATATAGCATTTTCTTCAGATGATCCAACAATACCAATCATATTGTCAGCATCTACCACATGCTCCCATGAGTTTTTTAATTGTCCAGTATCCACCCTGGTATTTCTTTTTACCTGTGATTCTAGTTCTCCGCTTGCTTCTTCTAAGAATTTTAAAGCTGCATTCTCAATTTCATCGATTATAAACATTGAGTTATCTTCAAACTGTACGCTCATCTTGTGCTCCTTTGTACTGTAGATATATCTCTAAGTGTTGATGTAAATTCATAGGATCATCAATGAGAGTTACATCATAGACTTCACCATTTACAATCAGTCTTGAGTTATCAGCTTTATAGCCTTTTAAGTCCTTATAATCACATAAAAAGATATGGGTTGACTCCTGTACCTTTGCGTTAAAGTTAGTGTAATGGCTATCACCACTTGATAAATCTAAGAAACCAAACAAAGAGATTGAATCTGTATAATCTTCAATAGGTTCACCAATCTCGTTGAATGAATAGATGCACTTTTGAAGAGTTGCTGTAATGTTTCCACCTATCATACTTAGAATCTCGCTTTCATGTAAGGCTTTAGAAAGCCTGTGAGAGACTTTGGATAGCCAAGAGAGGAATTATCCCCATCCATGTTAAAGTAGGTCACAGAGTGTCTAGAAATCGTTTCTGACTGTACTCCGACCTTGCTTCTGTTCTCTTTATCCCATTTCATAAGGTTGATAACTCCCATTTTAATGTCGGCAGGATATTCAACTTTAGTGCATAGTACACGAGCCTCATTATTGACAGGCTTGTCAACCACAAAGTCATGCTCATTTGCTTCTGTAACAGTATATAAAGCATCATTAAAAGATGAATTAGATACCTGTACAGTGTCACCGACCTTAAAAAATTGAGGACCATTAAAAGAAAAACGACCGTCTTTTATATTGGCGGTCGTTCTAAAATTGCGCATTTGGAAATTATTATTAGTGTATTTTCTAATCATCAACTCTAAGGCTTCTAATTTCATCTTGATGATTCCATCAGAGTCATCTGTATCGTTCAAAAGCCTGAACTCTTCAATTGTCATGATCATAGAAAATCACCTCTTTTCTTATTTTTTAGCATTGCCTTTTGGCTTGGCTTCTGTTTTTGGTGCTTCTGAAACTGTCTCAGTTTCTTCTTTCACTTCTTTTACAGTGTATCCATGTTCTTTGAACCACTGCGCCACCCATTCGTCATATACTTCAGCTTTCCCGTAAGCGAACTGAATACCTGCAGCCCCGATGCCGCAATAATCTTCAATAGGTGTTTTTACTTCATAATGTTTCTTTTTATCCATAGTCATACCTCCTATAAGATTTTAACGTTTCTTAATACTCCAGCGCCTTTTGTATTCTTTAAGGCAACACAAGCAACCATTTCAACTTCACCCTTCTTGACTGCTCCTGGAGTGTTGAAATCAGGCAAATAAGTATTCACTCCGCTAGATCCTGTTAAAGTGACACCGTGGAATCCTTTCTTTACATCAAACTTAACAGCATAGATATCTGTTAATCCTGTCACACTTGCTTCAGAACCAACCTTTCTAGTCTTTAATCCGATGATAGGAGTTTCAACAGCTGTTTCTCCTGAAGCAGTTACAACGTCTCCTAAATCAATTAATCTTACTTTATTTTCTCCAATAGTAGTAACGACACGGCCGAAAGCTTCTTCGCTTTCTGTCTTATATCCCAATACTCTAGCGACAGTCTGAATTTTAGATTTCATATCTTCATTCACAAATAAAGCATCTGCGCCTGTTCTGTTGATTAATTTG
This window contains:
- a CDS encoding Gp37-like protein, producing MGLEYIYTDANYNELGYLTHFDADIEIGKYDVSKNDFELTLSLEDRDPLFTVGSLFYKENTEIGGVIQRLKINTSDNTITLIGPTFRGLLEKEYVQPPAGSAYLTLNGEANTCINTLIGDRFDSLYTVDNVGASNINVKYDVRDINLLQALEKALGASNARLCIRHRVDGKIHLYAEKINDLSNTLQYDNDYQIDMTVKTESKPYNHILCLGKGELLNRLRINLYLQSDGSWSESNDTYAGLNRKTYKHEDVNVEKRDELIKNATEKVAEANESDTLEISFDADDAELFDIVGAKENITGISFKEPITQKIIKISDDDISISYKVGDAK
- a CDS encoding phage tail protein, which encodes MERLLQDAEKLTGIHYDINNLSDVYKAINAIQGKLGITGTTGEEAMKTIDGAMKMTKASWDNLLTGLADPKQAVGPLISEFTNSLGILAKNVTPKIKEVFNALPDALIQITPQLMNTIIDLAPSLILAAINLVAGLIGALPGILEPIFSELTDIFNKIPQFLKGNANIVDGFLKSIDSGKPSIAAKGIEMITSLINAIVNSLPIIVQIGAKIIDSLGSSISSNMPSFLSRFLDILIQLSQAILTNLPILVGVGMKLIFYLVQGLMSSLPTLISKVPTIISNLADAFSNSAQTIFVWGIKIIAEIIKGLVMAIPSLIANIPKIIYAIFAVWNAINWWNLGEGLIKGIKKGITSMGESLTSSAKNLFNSLKSHVSSIFNNIKNVIQSPIFSAKTKVLAIIGELQNGVRVGFNFIKSHASSIWNGIKNAIMSPMSAAANFVKAIISKIKGFFNFKISWPHIPLPHFNIKPNGWNVGDLLKGKIPSLGIKWYAQAMDNPMILDAPTIFGMSNGQMLGAGEAGAEVIAGRDTLMKMINQASNNRADEILDALHRIIALLSDEDRMHDIIVKALNDGSFVVMLDGREVGRIVRKYAG
- a CDS encoding HK97 gp10 family phage protein, which translates into the protein MSVQFEDNSMFIIDEIENAALKFLEEASGELESQVKRNTRVDTGQLKNSWEHVVDADNMIGIVGSSEENAIWEEFGTGEYALKGNGRKTKWKYKHPKYGWVTTTGKAPSRALEKAKNSSKKKIQARAEEIFGDIGK
- a CDS encoding head-tail adaptor protein; this translates as MIGGNITATLQKCIYSFNEIGEPIEDYTDSISLFGFLDLSSGDSHYTNFNAKVQESTHIFLCDYKDLKGYKADNSRLIVNGEVYDVTLIDDPMNLHQHLEIYLQYKGAQDERTV
- a CDS encoding head-tail connector protein; its protein translation is MIMTIEEFRLLNDTDDSDGIIKMKLEALELMIRKYTNNNFQMRNFRTTANIKDGRFSFNGPQFFKVGDTVQVSNSSFNDALYTVTEANEHDFVVDKPVNNEARVLCTKVEYPADIKMGVINLMKWDKENRSKVGVQSETISRHSVTYFNMDGDNSSLGYPKSLTGFLKPYMKARF